One window from the genome of Acidobacteriota bacterium encodes:
- a CDS encoding 3-hydroxyacyl-CoA dehydrogenase family protein, translating to MELNERLQNTAVIGAAGKMGSGISLLLAQETAFLALENPGVPHVLNLIDISDAALQGLLRYIREQSRKTAEKQINRLRALYASRADLVENGDIVEEFVHEVMLHLRTGKTLSLAWESRLVFEAAFEKEELKFDLYKELAAHCPPQTYFLTNTSSIPIHVLAGQGNVPSRIIGYHFYNPPAVQKLVELITPGVCDEELKALSRELAKRLGKTIVPANDIAGFIGNGHFMRDGLHGIGEALNLAGELGFPKAVLAVDKASRDFLLRPMGIFQLIDYVGVDVFQLILRVMDRYIPDAGLHSDLIDRYMELGVKGGQTSSGAQKDGFLKYEKNRPVGVYDPERREYVPLEGLGKEVDAWLGPHPAPELSWKALQRDKAKDAKLRAYFGGWPGLDTKGVAIARRYFEASRATGEMLVSSGVAADPADVNAVLTLGFFHLYGPINDYL from the coding sequence ATGGAATTGAACGAGCGCCTGCAGAACACGGCCGTGATCGGCGCGGCCGGCAAGATGGGGAGCGGGATCTCGCTCCTGCTGGCCCAGGAGACGGCCTTCCTGGCCCTGGAGAACCCCGGAGTCCCCCACGTGCTGAACCTGATCGACATCAGCGACGCCGCCCTTCAGGGGCTCCTGCGTTACATCCGGGAGCAGTCCCGGAAGACCGCGGAGAAGCAGATCAACCGCCTCCGGGCCCTCTATGCCTCCCGGGCGGACCTGGTGGAGAACGGCGACATCGTGGAGGAGTTCGTCCACGAGGTGATGCTTCACCTCCGGACCGGCAAGACCCTTTCCCTGGCCTGGGAGTCCCGGCTGGTCTTCGAGGCCGCTTTCGAGAAAGAGGAGCTGAAATTCGACCTCTACAAGGAGTTGGCCGCCCACTGCCCGCCCCAGACCTACTTCCTCACCAACACCTCCTCCATCCCCATCCACGTGCTGGCGGGACAGGGGAACGTGCCCTCCCGGATCATCGGCTACCACTTCTACAACCCGCCTGCCGTTCAGAAACTGGTGGAACTCATCACCCCCGGCGTCTGCGACGAGGAACTGAAGGCGCTCTCCCGGGAACTGGCGAAGCGGCTGGGGAAGACCATCGTGCCCGCCAACGACATCGCGGGCTTCATCGGGAACGGTCACTTCATGCGGGACGGCCTGCACGGGATCGGGGAGGCGCTGAACCTGGCCGGGGAACTGGGCTTCCCCAAGGCCGTCCTCGCCGTGGACAAGGCCTCTCGGGACTTCCTGCTGCGGCCCATGGGGATCTTCCAGCTCATCGACTACGTGGGCGTGGACGTGTTCCAGCTCATCCTGAGGGTCATGGACCGCTACATCCCCGACGCCGGCCTCCACAGCGACCTGATCGACCGGTACATGGAACTGGGCGTCAAGGGCGGGCAGACCTCGTCGGGCGCCCAGAAGGACGGGTTCCTCAAGTACGAGAAAAACCGCCCGGTGGGGGTCTACGACCCGGAGCGGAGGGAGTACGTTCCCCTCGAGGGCCTGGGGAAAGAGGTGGACGCGTGGCTGGGGCCCCACCCCGCCCCCGAACTCTCGTGGAAGGCGCTCCAGCGTGATAAGGCGAAGGATGCGAAGCTGCGGGCCTACTTCGGGGGGTGGCCCGGCCTCGACACGAAGGGCGTGGCCATCGCCCGGCGGTACTTCGAGGCCAGCCGCGCCACGGGGGAAATGCTGGTGTCGTCCGGCGTCGCGGCGGACCCCGCCGACGTGAACGCCGTGCTGACCCTCGGCT
- a CDS encoding enoyl-CoA hydratase/isomerase family protein: MEERYVKTEPKAEGVVVVTLDRPDALNALNAEVLGELHRVFYRLAHDASVRVVILTGVGKTFVAGADIKEMADFGPAQASEFSQRGQRVFSQIEDFPWPVIAAVNGFALGGGCELVMACDYRVAGEKAKLGQPEVNLGVTPGFGGTQRLTRLVGRPKAKYLLFTGEVIPAEKALALGLVDEVVPQDALLERCLEIARTIAAKGPVAVRLCKEAVNQGVELDLHRGLAFEAEVFARTFATEDQKEGMRAFVDKRPAVFRNR, from the coding sequence ATGGAAGAAAGATATGTCAAGACCGAGCCGAAGGCCGAGGGCGTCGTCGTGGTCACCCTGGACCGGCCCGATGCGCTCAATGCGCTCAACGCCGAGGTACTGGGGGAACTGCACCGGGTGTTCTACCGCCTCGCCCACGACGCGTCGGTGCGGGTCGTCATCCTGACGGGGGTGGGGAAGACCTTCGTGGCCGGGGCCGACATCAAGGAGATGGCGGACTTCGGCCCGGCCCAGGCGTCCGAGTTTTCCCAGCGGGGCCAGCGGGTCTTCTCCCAGATCGAGGACTTCCCGTGGCCCGTCATCGCCGCCGTCAACGGCTTCGCCCTGGGTGGGGGGTGCGAGCTGGTCATGGCCTGCGACTACCGGGTCGCCGGCGAGAAGGCGAAGCTCGGCCAGCCCGAGGTGAACCTGGGCGTCACCCCCGGCTTCGGCGGGACGCAGCGCCTCACCCGGCTGGTGGGCCGCCCGAAGGCGAAGTACCTGCTCTTCACCGGCGAGGTGATCCCCGCCGAAAAGGCCCTCGCCCTCGGCCTGGTGGACGAGGTCGTCCCCCAGGACGCCCTTCTGGAGCGCTGCCTGGAGATCGCCCGCACCATCGCCGCCAAGGGGCCGGTGGCGGTCCGGCTGTGCAAGGAGGCCGTCAACCAGGGCGTGGAGTTGGACCTGCACCGGGGCCTGGCCTTCGAGGCGGAGGTCTTCGCCCGCACCTTCGCCACCGAGGACCAGAAGGAGGGCATGCGCGCCTTCGTCGACAAGCGCCCGGCGGTGTTCAGGAACAGGTAG
- a CDS encoding acyl-CoA dehydrogenase, whose product MDYELNDIQAAIRDETRKFAQNRLKPLVEKMDEENSYDLSLIPDLAELGFFGVMVPEEWGGAGLDTLSYALVIEELSKVCPSTAVMLSVHNSLLNETLYKLADEDQRKKWLPRAVTGEIVGAFAITEPEAGSDAGGTRTRAVRDGDHYVLNGTKIFITNADFADLFIVFTSTNPEAKTRGITAFFVEKGTEGFSLGKKENKMGLRASSTRELVFTDARVPAANRIGPEGEGFKLAMKLLDGGRIGIASQALGIAEAAFAEALAYSKARRQFGKAISEFQAIQWMLADMAVDIEAARNLVYKAASLKDAGKPHSRDASMAKLFTTEMSNRVVNKALQVFGGYGYIKDFPIERIYRDQRVTQLYEGTSEIQRMVISRSLLQP is encoded by the coding sequence ATGGACTACGAACTGAACGACATCCAGGCGGCCATCCGCGACGAGACACGGAAGTTCGCCCAGAACCGGCTCAAACCCCTCGTGGAGAAGATGGACGAGGAGAACAGCTACGACCTTTCCCTGATCCCCGACCTGGCCGAGCTGGGTTTCTTCGGGGTCATGGTGCCCGAAGAGTGGGGGGGGGCCGGCCTCGACACCCTGTCGTACGCCCTGGTCATCGAGGAACTGTCGAAGGTCTGCCCGTCCACGGCGGTGATGCTCTCCGTTCACAACTCCCTCCTCAACGAGACGCTCTACAAACTCGCCGACGAGGACCAGCGCAAGAAGTGGCTCCCCCGGGCCGTCACCGGCGAGATCGTGGGCGCCTTCGCCATCACCGAGCCCGAGGCCGGCTCCGACGCCGGCGGGACCCGCACCCGCGCCGTCCGCGACGGGGACCACTACGTGCTGAACGGCACCAAAATCTTCATCACCAACGCCGACTTCGCGGACCTCTTCATCGTTTTCACATCCACGAACCCCGAGGCGAAGACCCGCGGCATCACCGCCTTCTTCGTGGAGAAGGGGACGGAGGGTTTCAGCCTGGGGAAGAAGGAGAACAAGATGGGCCTGCGGGCGTCGTCCACGCGGGAGCTCGTGTTCACCGACGCCCGCGTCCCCGCCGCCAACCGGATCGGGCCGGAGGGGGAGGGCTTCAAACTGGCCATGAAGCTGCTGGACGGCGGCCGGATCGGCATCGCCTCCCAGGCCCTGGGCATCGCCGAGGCCGCCTTCGCCGAGGCGCTGGCGTACAGCAAGGCCCGGAGGCAGTTCGGGAAGGCCATCTCCGAGTTCCAGGCCATCCAGTGGATGCTGGCGGACATGGCGGTGGACATCGAGGCCGCGCGCAACCTGGTCTACAAGGCCGCCTCCCTCAAGGACGCCGGCAAGCCCCACTCCCGGGACGCCTCCATGGCCAAGCTCTTCACCACCGAGATGAGCAACCGGGTGGTGAACAAGGCCCTCCAGGTTTTCGGCGGCTACGGCTACATCAAGGACTTCCCCATCGAGCGCATCTACCGTGACCAGCGCGTCACCCAGCTGTACGAGGGCACCTCGGAGATCCAGCGGATGGTCATCTCCCGGTCGCTCCTCCAGCCCTGA